Proteins encoded in a region of the Gammaproteobacteria bacterium genome:
- the tusB gene encoding sulfurtransferase complex subunit TusB: protein MSHLHTLNNPALLALCLRACQAGDSLILLEDGVYCAMDATLLEQLGELSVYALREDLAARGLQDRTQASVTTVSMTDFVRLCCDASRVINWF, encoded by the coding sequence GTGAGCCACCTGCATACATTGAATAACCCTGCGCTACTGGCGCTTTGTCTGCGCGCCTGTCAGGCCGGTGACAGCCTGATACTGCTGGAAGACGGCGTCTATTGCGCGATGGACGCGACGCTTCTGGAACAACTGGGCGAACTCTCCGTGTATGCCTTGCGGGAAGACCTGGCGGCCCGTGGGCTGCAGGATCGCACACAGGCTTCCGTCACAACAGTCTCCATGACTGACTTTGTCAGGCTCTGCTGCGACGCCAGCCGGGTAATTAACTGGTTCTGA
- the tusC gene encoding sulfurtransferase complex subunit TusC yields MTTPAPKSITFISRHAPYGGDNAQVCLELVLAHAVYEQTINYLFLDDGVYQLLTSQQPDSINNKNLTANLQALALYGVEKVYVDRQSLEQRNLSASDLILAADILDSHQVSNLIRTADVVFSL; encoded by the coding sequence ATGACCACCCCTGCCCCCAAATCAATAACCTTTATAAGCCGCCACGCCCCTTATGGCGGGGATAACGCTCAGGTCTGTCTGGAGCTGGTGCTGGCTCATGCCGTCTACGAGCAGACAATCAACTACCTGTTCCTGGACGATGGTGTCTATCAGTTACTGACATCGCAGCAACCCGATTCGATCAACAACAAGAACCTGACAGCCAATCTGCAGGCACTGGCACTCTACGGCGTTGAAAAAGTCTATGTAGACCGCCAGTCTCTGGAGCAGAGAAACCTGTCAGCCAGCGATCTGATCTTAGCGGCCGACATCCTGGACAGTCATCAGGTCAGCAACCTGATCCGGACCGCCGATGTGGTATTTTCCCTGTGA
- the tusD gene encoding sulfurtransferase complex subunit TusD: MKFSVVIHSAPYSSEGAHSALRFCQALLSEGHEVYRLFFFRDGVHNLNQLAVVGQDEQSLQAEWDKLIEKFEIDAVACVTSALKRGVIDLQEARRYEKTASNLSERASISGLGQLVDALQNSDRVLNFG, from the coding sequence GTGAAATTTTCCGTAGTCATACACTCGGCACCCTACAGCAGCGAAGGCGCTCACTCGGCCCTGCGCTTCTGCCAGGCTTTGCTGAGCGAGGGCCATGAAGTCTACCGGCTGTTTTTTTTCCGGGACGGCGTACACAATCTTAATCAACTTGCGGTGGTGGGTCAGGATGAACAATCCCTGCAGGCTGAGTGGGATAAACTGATAGAGAAATTTGAAATCGACGCAGTTGCCTGTGTGACCTCGGCACTGAAGCGGGGGGTCATCGACCTCCAGGAAGCCAGACGCTACGAAAAGACAGCCAGCAACCTGTCAGAACGGGCCAGCATTTCGGGTCTCGGCCAATTGGTGGACGCCCTGCAGAACTCCGATCGGGTACTGAATTTCGGCTGA
- a CDS encoding Bax inhibitor-1/YccA family protein, whose product MNEVQLNSIARGQDSALAVNKVLRNTYMLLSMTLFFSAVCAVATMMLQVSQGMGLVLLIGGFITSFVVQATARSSKGLFWVFVFSGLMGGALGPVVSAYLQVYANGGMIVAQALGGTALIFLSLSGYVLATGKNFSYMGGFLMTGLIVAVVAMIANMFLQIPALSLAISSAVIMIMSGFILYDTSRIINGGERNYILATISLYLSIFNIFVHLLNLLGALTGRE is encoded by the coding sequence ATGAACGAAGTCCAATTGAACAGCATTGCCAGAGGCCAGGATTCTGCGCTGGCGGTCAACAAAGTGCTGCGCAATACCTACATGCTGTTATCCATGACGCTTTTCTTCAGCGCCGTATGCGCCGTGGCCACGATGATGCTGCAAGTCTCTCAAGGCATGGGACTGGTACTGCTGATCGGCGGTTTCATCACCTCCTTTGTCGTGCAGGCCACCGCCCGTTCCTCGAAGGGGCTGTTCTGGGTTTTTGTATTTTCGGGTCTGATGGGTGGCGCGCTCGGTCCGGTGGTTTCTGCTTACTTGCAGGTCTATGCCAACGGCGGAATGATCGTGGCGCAGGCGCTTGGTGGCACTGCCCTCATCTTTCTTAGCCTGTCTGGTTACGTACTGGCCACTGGCAAGAACTTCAGCTATATGGGTGGCTTCCTGATGACCGGCCTGATCGTGGCTGTCGTGGCTATGATTGCCAACATGTTTCTGCAGATTCCGGCCTTGAGCCTGGCTATCTCTTCTGCCGTCATCATGATCATGTCCGGCTTCATTCTTTACGATACCAGCCGGATCATCAACGGCGGTGAGAGGAATTACATCCTGGCCACCATCTCTCTTTACCTGAGCATCTTCAACATTTTCGTTCACCTGTTGAACCTGCTTGGAGCGCTTACCGGTCGCGAATAA
- the cas9 gene encoding type II CRISPR RNA-guided endonuclease Cas9 (Cas9, originally named Csn1, is the large, multifunctional signature protein of type II CRISPR/Cas systems. It is well known even to general audiences because its RNA-guided endonuclease activity has made it a popular tool for custom editing of eukaryotic genomes.) — protein sequence MVKSKSAVLPYTLGLDIGIASVGAALLGEERILGLHVRTFDRAETSKEGESLNKIRRESRLTRRRIRRRAHRLLRLRRLFHHYGLISSASSTSTFTDTVSPWQLRAEGLDRLLKSEEWAATLYHLVKHRGFQSNRKSEAKVDEKVGQMLSGVNSNRQLLEESGLRTMGELASRHQAFTEAKRNKGGSYSHTFSRSDLEIELRVLFAQQRKLGNQFATKDLEEGVHTLLMARRPALSGLDLLKMVGNCTFEPDEFRAPKASYSAERFVWLTKLNNLRISSIGETRALSEEERHLILPMPFTRAKVTYKQVRTALKLPEHMQFVGLRYPSRSDSGKDPETATFFEAKGFQVLRKAYNSVGLELEWQRDSQNPERLDELAYALTVFKEDDEARVWLAKKGIEEDIVEAVLNYTFSDFVRLSTTALLKILPHMEAGRRYDEAVRLAGYSHHSLLPRSDRTLYIPRFGKQTITNPVVARALNQARKLVNAIVREYGPPGSVHIELARDLSRPLDERRKIQKEQEDYQKAKVGDIDTFEENFGFIPKGVHLAKWRLYREQAGKCAYSLTPLDLNRLFEDGYAEIDHALPYSRSFNNGMNNKVLVHTAENRNKGNRTPYEYLGGENESEQWHAFVSWVNGTKGIRQQKRRNLLRRDFGAEAASEFRERHLNDTRYIAREFKRMVETHLMLADESGKQGCVVVSGQLTGYLRARWGLLKVREEGDKHHALDAAVVAACSHGMVKRLSDYARKGELKHARSHHVDPETGEVIDIAALRTLDKHFPQPWHHFRDEVIALLAPDPVPLLARLPAYSEEIIKGIRPIRVSRAPTRRGLGAAHQETIRSAKYLEQGKSTVKTPLDKLKLKDLPNIVGYDDPRNRQLIEAIEERLQEHGDNGEKAFKEPLYKPGKNGKTTPRVRSVKLFSVQKSGMKVRGGIANNGDMVRVDIFTDGKKYSAVPIYVADTVKAELPNRAVVAYKSEDEWTLIDEKHQFMFSLYPNDWVSVATKPNALPQEGYFAGLDRATGAISIWSHDRNQSVGKNGLIRGIGIKTAQNLEKYHVDMLGNLHRVQREDRQQMIPKA from the coding sequence ATGGTCAAATCGAAATCAGCCGTCTTACCTTATACATTAGGGCTGGATATTGGTATCGCCTCGGTAGGTGCCGCGTTACTCGGGGAAGAGCGCATCCTGGGCTTACATGTACGTACCTTCGACAGGGCCGAGACTAGTAAAGAGGGAGAGTCTCTTAATAAGATCCGCCGTGAATCCCGCCTTACTCGACGCCGCATCCGCCGCCGAGCCCATCGTCTACTGCGGTTGCGGCGGCTCTTTCATCACTATGGTTTAATCAGTAGCGCATCTAGCACCTCAACCTTTACGGACACCGTATCCCCCTGGCAGCTGCGTGCCGAGGGGCTGGACCGATTACTAAAATCTGAGGAATGGGCGGCAACGCTATACCACCTTGTCAAGCACCGGGGCTTTCAGTCGAATCGCAAAAGTGAAGCCAAGGTCGATGAAAAGGTGGGGCAAATGCTGAGTGGTGTTAATAGTAACCGTCAGCTTCTGGAAGAATCTGGTTTGCGAACCATGGGAGAGCTGGCCTCACGACATCAGGCATTCACCGAAGCAAAGCGCAATAAAGGTGGTAGCTACAGTCATACTTTTTCCCGCTCAGACCTGGAGATAGAGCTGAGAGTGCTTTTCGCCCAGCAGCGCAAACTGGGCAATCAGTTCGCCACAAAAGATCTGGAAGAGGGGGTGCACACGTTGTTGATGGCGCGCCGGCCAGCCCTTTCTGGCCTAGACTTGCTAAAAATGGTGGGGAATTGTACTTTTGAACCCGATGAGTTCCGCGCACCAAAGGCAAGCTATAGTGCAGAGCGTTTTGTCTGGCTGACTAAGCTCAACAATTTACGTATAAGCAGTATTGGCGAGACCCGCGCCCTGAGCGAAGAAGAGCGGCACTTGATTTTGCCGATGCCATTCACCAGGGCTAAAGTCACTTACAAGCAAGTGCGTACCGCACTCAAGCTGCCGGAGCATATGCAATTTGTCGGGCTGCGCTACCCCAGTAGATCTGACAGCGGAAAAGACCCGGAGACAGCCACGTTTTTCGAAGCGAAGGGATTTCAAGTCTTGCGCAAGGCATACAATAGTGTGGGGCTCGAGCTGGAGTGGCAACGTGATAGCCAGAATCCCGAGCGACTCGATGAGCTTGCCTATGCTTTGACCGTATTCAAGGAGGATGACGAGGCTCGTGTGTGGCTCGCAAAGAAAGGCATCGAAGAAGATATCGTAGAGGCCGTACTGAACTACACATTTAGCGACTTCGTGCGGCTCTCCACTACGGCACTGCTTAAAATCTTACCGCATATGGAGGCGGGCAGGCGGTATGACGAGGCTGTGCGGCTGGCGGGCTACTCACATCACAGTCTTTTGCCCCGGTCAGATAGGACTCTCTACATACCACGGTTTGGCAAACAGACCATTACCAACCCGGTGGTGGCCCGAGCTCTTAATCAGGCACGTAAGCTAGTTAACGCTATTGTTCGTGAATATGGCCCACCTGGTTCTGTGCATATTGAACTGGCACGTGACCTGAGCCGTCCCCTCGATGAGAGGCGCAAGATCCAGAAAGAGCAGGAGGATTACCAAAAGGCTAAAGTAGGTGATATCGATACTTTTGAAGAAAATTTCGGCTTCATTCCTAAGGGCGTACATTTAGCTAAATGGCGTCTCTACCGTGAACAGGCTGGAAAGTGTGCTTACAGCCTCACCCCCCTAGACCTAAATCGCCTTTTTGAGGACGGCTACGCTGAAATAGACCACGCCTTGCCCTACTCTCGCAGCTTCAACAACGGCATGAATAATAAGGTGCTGGTGCATACCGCTGAAAATCGTAATAAGGGTAACCGCACACCTTACGAATATCTCGGCGGAGAGAATGAGAGCGAGCAGTGGCACGCTTTTGTCAGCTGGGTAAATGGCACTAAGGGTATCCGTCAGCAAAAACGGCGTAACTTGTTGCGCAGGGATTTTGGCGCTGAGGCCGCATCCGAGTTCCGAGAACGGCACCTTAACGACACTCGCTATATCGCCAGAGAATTTAAACGTATGGTAGAGACGCACCTGATGCTAGCAGACGAGAGTGGCAAGCAGGGCTGCGTAGTGGTATCAGGCCAACTCACCGGCTACCTCCGGGCTCGCTGGGGGCTCCTCAAAGTGCGGGAAGAGGGCGACAAGCATCACGCCCTCGATGCCGCCGTTGTCGCCGCTTGCAGTCACGGTATGGTCAAACGTCTCTCTGACTATGCGAGAAAAGGCGAACTTAAGCACGCCCGCAGTCATCATGTCGATCCAGAGACCGGTGAGGTCATCGACATCGCTGCTCTTCGCACCCTTGATAAACACTTCCCTCAACCATGGCACCACTTCAGAGACGAGGTTATCGCCTTGCTCGCCCCGGATCCGGTACCCCTGCTAGCCAGGCTGCCCGCGTATAGCGAAGAGATCATCAAAGGCATCAGGCCCATACGCGTCTCCCGGGCCCCTACCCGACGCGGCCTCGGTGCAGCCCATCAAGAGACCATTCGTTCGGCAAAATACCTGGAGCAGGGTAAGAGCACCGTGAAGACGCCGCTGGACAAACTTAAACTCAAGGATCTACCTAATATCGTCGGATATGACGACCCTCGTAACCGCCAGCTCATTGAGGCGATCGAAGAGCGGTTGCAGGAGCATGGGGATAACGGTGAAAAGGCTTTCAAAGAGCCACTCTACAAACCTGGCAAGAACGGTAAGACCACGCCCCGCGTGCGCAGCGTAAAACTCTTTAGCGTGCAGAAGAGCGGCATGAAGGTGCGGGGCGGCATTGCTAATAACGGCGATATGGTGCGGGTAGATATTTTCACCGATGGCAAGAAATACTCCGCAGTGCCGATCTACGTGGCCGATACGGTGAAGGCTGAATTACCTAATCGGGCTGTTGTGGCATACAAATCAGAGGATGAGTGGACTCTCATTGATGAGAAACATCAGTTTATGTTCAGCCTGTACCCGAATGATTGGGTCTCTGTTGCCACCAAACCCAATGCACTACCCCAAGAGGGGTACTTTGCTGGGTTAGACCGCGCCACGGGTGCTATTAGTATTTGGTCACATGACCGAAACCAATCAGTCGGTAAAAATGGGCTGATTCGAGGTATCGGTATTAAGACTGCCCAAAACCTAGAAAAATATCATGTTGATATGCTAGGCAATCTGCACCGGGTCCAACGAGAGGATCGCCAGCAGATGATACCTAAGGCTTAG
- the cas1 gene encoding type II CRISPR-associated endonuclease Cas1, protein MAWRSVVITRPSRLKCKQRALKVAQEDGEVSIPLEDISVLLLDNPQITLSAQLLAACAEQQIAVITVGANHHPNGLLLPHLPHSRALKVMKAQLAMGRPQRKQLWQGLVRRKIHNQGAVISHFGDSGLGKRLAGLAEEVKSGDSENLEAQASQLYFPALFGIGFSRKQERLHNAALNYGYTVIRSALARSLVSYGFNTAFGLHHHSEQNSFNLADDLIEPFRPLLDAYLLQNFPEEDTEGLTPTHKATLVNVLHQDIPMVDSEGLISRSNLLASTEAVVISLSQRLGDGSHQLHLPTFKPD, encoded by the coding sequence ATGGCATGGCGCAGTGTGGTCATCACCCGTCCCTCTCGCCTCAAGTGTAAACAGCGGGCGCTTAAAGTGGCGCAGGAAGATGGCGAGGTGAGCATTCCACTGGAGGATATTTCGGTGTTGCTGCTTGATAACCCGCAGATCACCCTAAGTGCGCAACTCCTCGCTGCCTGTGCCGAGCAGCAGATCGCCGTCATCACCGTGGGGGCTAACCATCATCCCAACGGGCTGCTGCTGCCCCACCTGCCCCATAGTCGTGCTCTCAAGGTGATGAAAGCGCAGCTAGCGATGGGCCGCCCGCAACGCAAGCAATTGTGGCAAGGTTTGGTGCGGCGGAAAATTCACAACCAGGGGGCGGTGATAAGTCACTTTGGAGATTCGGGCCTCGGTAAGCGCCTCGCCGGCTTGGCTGAGGAAGTTAAATCCGGCGACAGCGAAAACTTGGAGGCCCAAGCAAGCCAGCTCTATTTCCCCGCACTGTTCGGCATAGGCTTTAGTCGCAAGCAGGAGCGCCTCCATAACGCAGCACTCAACTACGGCTATACAGTGATTAGATCAGCGCTAGCCCGCAGCCTGGTTAGCTACGGCTTCAATACTGCCTTCGGCCTGCACCATCACAGCGAGCAGAATTCCTTCAACTTAGCCGACGACTTGATTGAACCATTCCGCCCGCTGCTTGACGCTTATCTACTGCAGAACTTTCCCGAAGAAGATACAGAAGGACTGACCCCTACCCACAAGGCGACACTGGTCAATGTCCTCCATCAGGATATCCCGATGGTTGATTCCGAAGGCTTAATAAGCCGTAGCAACTTACTTGCTTCCACGGAAGCCGTAGTCATCAGTCTGAGCCAGCGTCTAGGTGATGGAAGCCACCAATTACACCTTCCAACATTCAAGCCGGATTAG
- a CDS encoding fatty acid cis/trans isomerase has product MSKETRRFMRLLVFFDLPTLTREDKRAYTLFRNFLLKDGDSETAHYYTLLTNNAYTNISHLFNNEERRLPEEDTVSLAYDFIGAYPEILVRVTIAQLADFVTQVQALGTEEDYGRLLDDFGIRRSDPEFWQIADAMHEAFLTRNPVEGGLFDFNRLENR; this is encoded by the coding sequence GTGAGCAAGGAGACCCGACGATTCATGCGCCTGCTGGTATTCTTTGACCTGCCTACACTCACCCGAGAGGATAAACGGGCCTACACTTTGTTCCGCAACTTCCTGCTCAAGGACGGCGACAGCGAAACGGCACATTACTACACTTTACTGACTAACAACGCTTACACAAATATTTCTCATCTGTTCAACAATGAGGAACGCCGCCTTCCAGAAGAGGACACCGTAAGCCTGGCCTATGACTTTATCGGCGCATATCCGGAAATTCTCGTACGGGTGACCATTGCCCAACTCGCGGATTTTGTAACGCAGGTGCAGGCTCTGGGTACAGAGGAGGATTACGGGAGACTGCTGGACGACTTTGGTATCCGCCGGTCGGATCCTGAATTCTGGCAAATTGCCGACGCTATGCACGAGGCATTCCTGACCCGCAATCCTGTCGAGGGTGGCCTTTTCGATTTCAATCGCCTGGAAAATCGTTAG
- a CDS encoding YceI family protein: MTSRLFSNIGRVSLILACSALLMSCDRLLTPGQTTDIAELRSGAYTLDTDHAALLFKINHLGFSTFIGRFTQFDATLDFDPENIENSSLEVIVDMNSIDVNLPEFEEELRGGSWLDAETYPQAIYRTTSFVEATGENSFVFAGDLTFHGVTAPVNLQIDFHGGGRNFLTRSYTLGFSASAEFLRSDFGVDRFTSFGVGDEIELEIHVEFMEGS; encoded by the coding sequence ATGACTAGCAGATTATTTTCCAACATCGGTCGGGTTTCACTGATCCTGGCCTGCTCGGCGTTACTGATGTCGTGTGATCGTCTCCTGACGCCCGGCCAAACAACTGATATAGCAGAGCTGCGCTCGGGTGCCTACACGCTGGATACCGATCACGCAGCATTGCTGTTCAAGATAAACCACCTGGGTTTTTCGACTTTCATTGGCCGTTTCACTCAATTCGATGCGACGTTGGATTTTGACCCGGAGAATATCGAGAACTCCAGTCTTGAAGTGATTGTGGACATGAACTCCATTGATGTGAATCTGCCGGAGTTCGAGGAAGAACTGCGGGGCGGTAGCTGGCTTGATGCGGAGACTTACCCCCAGGCGATCTATCGAACCACTTCGTTTGTTGAGGCAACCGGGGAAAATTCGTTTGTATTCGCCGGCGATCTGACTTTCCACGGTGTCACGGCTCCGGTCAATCTGCAAATCGATTTTCATGGTGGTGGCCGTAATTTCCTGACTCGCAGCTACACACTGGGTTTTTCGGCCAGTGCTGAATTTCTTCGCTCTGACTTCGGCGTCGATCGGTTTACCAGTTTTGGTGTCGGCGATGAGATCGAGCTGGAGATTCACGTAGAGTTTATGGAAGGCAGTTAG
- a CDS encoding YceI family protein, giving the protein MRTLSHTLMLASVLVLASLPARAANWELDPAQSLVIFKYSYGSEPFQGEFRNVQATFDIDPLRPSACEFQVTIPINDVYVDSPEVKDYLLDYELFDVDTWPTATFTAENCSVQSANSFVSDGTLTIRDQTHPISFPFMLDVETCDGQVCFHLTSEVTIQRLEYGVGQGYWANTAEVPNEVTIEVDVYAIQQ; this is encoded by the coding sequence ATGCGAACTTTATCTCATACCTTGATGCTGGCCTCGGTTCTGGTTCTGGCTTCCTTACCGGCCCGCGCTGCCAACTGGGAACTTGACCCGGCGCAGTCCCTTGTCATCTTCAAATACTCGTACGGCAGTGAACCTTTTCAGGGTGAGTTCAGAAACGTCCAGGCGACATTCGACATCGACCCATTACGACCCAGTGCCTGTGAATTTCAGGTCACTATTCCCATCAACGATGTCTATGTTGATTCGCCGGAAGTCAAAGACTATCTGCTGGACTATGAACTGTTTGACGTGGATACCTGGCCGACGGCCACTTTTACGGCCGAGAATTGCAGCGTACAGTCTGCCAATTCTTTCGTATCCGACGGCACACTGACTATCCGCGATCAGACCCATCCAATCAGCTTTCCGTTCATGCTTGATGTGGAAACCTGTGATGGCCAGGTCTGTTTCCATCTGACCAGTGAAGTGACTATTCAGCGCCTTGAATACGGCGTGGGCCAGGGTTACTGGGCGAATACCGCTGAAGTTCCAAACGAAGTGACCATTGAGGTCGATGTCTACGCAATCCAGCAGTAA
- a CDS encoding PQQ-binding-like beta-propeller repeat protein, which yields MKTRNRLISSFIVSAGTLACVSLAWGQTGTSVYEGDWPQYHGNEFAQRYSPLDQINSENVGSLELAWRFSTENFGPTTDFNNPSTPLEVDGVLYANIASTRNVVALDATTGQVLWLWRPQEGERFDEAPRKGAGRGVAFWSDGNESRVIDVTPGYHLVSLDAETGIPDPNFGDNGIVDLFVGLRNADDPRFPYPDIGLSAAPFVMNDVIVVGAAHRVGMRPRSKANVKGDVRGFDARTGELLWTFRTIPERGEYGFESWLDQGVEFTGNAGVWAPMSGDPELGLVYLPVESATGDRFGGDRPGDNLFSDSIVALDIKTGERQWHYQLTHHDIWDWDIPSAPVLADLPSGRKILMSVTKQNWVYTFDRQTGEPIWPIEERPVPAGDVPGEWYSPTQPFPTRPAPFDRQGFTEDDLIDWTPEIRALALEAIEGFRLAPSVYTPPSLADAADGTRGVLALPSATGGANWEGAAMDPETGILYVPSRTALAVMSLQKDEESDLEYSAAFGVRVPRVQGLEIVKPPYGRVTAIDMNTGDHLWMIANADTPERLANHRLLEGVDIPATGIPTRAGVLLTKTLLFVAEGTGGPGAQPIFRAVDKQTGERIAEIELPNLQSGLPFTYEHAGKQYVAMFVGGGGQPAELVAYALP from the coding sequence ATGAAAACAAGAAACCGATTGATTTCGTCATTCATCGTCAGCGCCGGCACTCTAGCCTGCGTTTCCCTGGCATGGGGCCAAACAGGCACCAGCGTTTATGAAGGTGACTGGCCACAATACCATGGCAATGAATTTGCCCAACGTTACTCGCCGCTTGACCAGATTAATTCTGAAAACGTTGGCTCTCTCGAGCTGGCCTGGCGCTTTTCAACAGAGAATTTTGGTCCCACCACCGACTTCAACAATCCTTCAACACCCCTCGAGGTTGATGGGGTGTTGTACGCCAACATAGCCAGCACCCGCAACGTGGTGGCGCTGGATGCGACAACTGGACAGGTTTTGTGGTTGTGGCGCCCGCAGGAAGGCGAGCGATTTGACGAAGCGCCCCGCAAGGGCGCCGGTCGGGGTGTCGCTTTCTGGAGCGACGGCAACGAATCCCGGGTGATTGATGTCACCCCGGGTTATCACCTGGTTTCTTTGGATGCAGAGACAGGTATCCCCGATCCGAATTTCGGTGACAACGGCATTGTTGATCTGTTTGTCGGTCTGCGGAATGCCGATGATCCACGCTTCCCGTATCCGGATATCGGTCTGTCGGCTGCGCCCTTCGTGATGAACGATGTGATCGTGGTAGGCGCGGCACACCGGGTCGGTATGCGTCCCCGTTCCAAGGCCAACGTCAAAGGTGACGTGCGTGGCTTCGATGCCCGTACCGGAGAGCTGCTGTGGACGTTCCGTACCATTCCGGAAAGGGGTGAGTATGGATTCGAATCCTGGCTCGATCAGGGTGTCGAGTTTACCGGTAACGCCGGTGTCTGGGCACCAATGTCGGGCGACCCTGAACTCGGCCTGGTTTACCTGCCAGTTGAGTCCGCTACCGGTGACCGTTTCGGTGGCGATCGCCCGGGCGACAACCTGTTTTCAGATTCCATAGTTGCGCTGGACATCAAGACCGGTGAGCGCCAATGGCACTACCAGTTAACCCACCATGATATCTGGGACTGGGATATTCCTTCAGCGCCGGTATTGGCCGACCTGCCCAGCGGCCGCAAAATACTGATGTCGGTAACCAAGCAAAACTGGGTCTACACCTTTGATCGTCAGACCGGTGAGCCGATCTGGCCTATCGAGGAAAGGCCTGTCCCTGCTGGCGATGTCCCCGGCGAGTGGTACTCCCCTACACAGCCCTTTCCTACCCGCCCGGCTCCTTTTGACCGGCAGGGCTTTACCGAGGATGACCTGATCGACTGGACACCGGAAATCCGCGCGCTGGCGCTGGAAGCCATTGAAGGTTTCCGGCTGGCGCCCAGCGTCTACACTCCCCCGTCTCTGGCAGATGCCGCGGATGGTACCCGCGGCGTGTTGGCCTTACCGTCAGCTACGGGCGGCGCCAACTGGGAAGGGGCAGCCATGGATCCGGAAACGGGAATCCTCTATGTCCCGTCCCGTACTGCACTGGCGGTGATGTCACTGCAGAAAGATGAGGAGTCCGATCTCGAATACAGCGCGGCGTTCGGCGTGCGGGTACCCCGGGTCCAGGGCCTGGAGATCGTCAAGCCGCCTTACGGTCGGGTTACGGCTATCGATATGAATACCGGTGACCATCTGTGGATGATCGCCAATGCCGATACCCCTGAACGCCTCGCCAATCACCGCCTGTTAGAGGGCGTTGACATCCCTGCCACCGGCATCCCGACGCGAGCGGGAGTCCTGTTGACCAAGACCCTGCTGTTTGTCGCGGAAGGAACCGGCGGTCCCGGGGCTCAGCCTATTTTCAGGGCTGTGGACAAGCAGACCGGGGAAAGAATTGCAGAAATTGAATTGCCAAACCTGCAGTCCGGTTTACCTTTTACCTATGAGCATGCAGGCAAGCAATATGTAGCCATGTTCGTTGGTGGTGGAGGCCAGCCTGCTGAACTGGTCGCCTACGCATTACCGTAA
- a CDS encoding putative 2OG-Fe(II) oxygenase produces MKPLILPIFPEPIVAYNDVEVDLEKIHGLYDKQEWKSTNSEDNADYFLQISKNLKVLDENANLKKAFVDIINDYTKNVMLYENTFYMTTSWFTKTEKNKISVLHNHGNAMFSAVYYFDLPEGKKSKITFEKPVTNQFDLKPTTYNVLNGPSYVFELGNDTVLIFPSYLKHKVNRHENDAM; encoded by the coding sequence ATGAAACCACTAATTCTTCCTATATTTCCTGAACCAATCGTCGCTTATAACGACGTGGAAGTTGACCTGGAAAAAATTCACGGCTTGTATGACAAACAGGAGTGGAAAAGCACAAATTCTGAAGACAATGCTGATTATTTCCTGCAGATATCCAAAAATCTGAAAGTATTGGACGAAAATGCGAATTTAAAAAAGGCATTTGTAGACATTATCAACGACTACACAAAAAACGTAATGTTGTATGAGAATACCTTTTATATGACGACATCCTGGTTTACTAAAACCGAGAAAAACAAGATTTCGGTTTTACATAACCACGGCAACGCCATGTTCAGTGCGGTGTATTATTTTGATTTACCGGAAGGAAAAAAGTCGAAAATAACTTTTGAAAAGCCTGTCACCAATCAGTTTGATTTAAAGCCCACAACCTACAATGTTCTGAATGGCCCATCCTACGTTTTCGAACTGGGTAACGATACGGTATTAATATTCCCCTCCTATTTAAAACACAAAGTAAACCGACATGAGAATGATGCAATGTAA